The Candidatus Methylomirabilis sp. genome has a segment encoding these proteins:
- a CDS encoding metallopeptidase family protein — MNRKRFARLVTEALETLPEELRSRMANVEVVIADWPTPEDLEEAGLGPEDTLFGLYQGTPLPERGVEAPPLFPDKITIFQGPLEEWCDGDAETREEIRTTVVHEIAHHFGIGEERLTELGWA; from the coding sequence ATGAACCGGAAACGATTCGCCCGACTGGTGACCGAGGCCCTGGAGACCCTCCCCGAGGAGCTCCGGTCGCGGATGGCGAACGTGGAAGTCGTCATCGCCGACTGGCCTACCCCGGAAGACCTGGAGGAAGCCGGCCTGGGGCCCGAGGACACTCTCTTCGGCCTCTACCAGGGGACGCCCCTGCCGGAGCGGGGGGTCGAGGCGCCCCCGCTCTTTCCGGACAAGATCACCATCTTCCAGGGGCCGCTGGAGGAGTGGTGTGATGGCGACGCCGAGACCCGGGAAGAAATCCGGACCACCGTGGTCCACGAGATCGCCCATCACTTCGGCATCGGGGAGGAGCGCCTCACGGAGCTCGGGTGGGCCTGA
- a CDS encoding HIT family protein, which produces MRGTCDERCRFLDMPADHAIAELSVARLVLYEDQTFPGYCLLVLRDHATELFHLTPAVRTALLEDVCRAAEALQRAFRPIKINYAVLGNQSPHIHWHLVPRHAGDPAWPRPVWTHAHEKQVPSPARAREVAQAIREALR; this is translated from the coding sequence ATGCGCGGGACGTGCGACGAGCGCTGCCGGTTCCTCGATATGCCGGCGGACCATGCGATTGCCGAGCTCAGCGTCGCGCGCCTCGTCCTCTACGAGGATCAGACGTTCCCCGGGTATTGCCTGCTCGTCCTCCGGGACCACGCCACCGAGCTCTTCCACCTCACGCCCGCCGTCCGGACGGCCCTCCTGGAGGACGTCTGCCGCGCAGCGGAGGCCCTCCAGCGGGCCTTCCGGCCCATCAAGATCAACTACGCCGTCCTCGGCAACCAGAGTCCCCACATCCACTGGCACCTGGTCCCGCGTCATGCCGGCGATCCGGCCTGGCCGCGCCCGGTCTGGACGCACGCCCACGAGAAGCAGGTGCCGTCCCCCGCCCGGGCGCGGGAAGTGGCGCAGGCGATCCGGGAAGCCCTCCGGTGA
- a CDS encoding tetratricopeptide repeat protein, with protein MDRVVILEGMRAKTPDDPMVHFMLGNEYFKTARYADAVVALTAYLARQEDEGSAYRLLAQAHERLGDREAARAAYRQGITQATKFHHASMVEEFTESLDAL; from the coding sequence ATGGACCGCGTGGTGATCCTCGAAGGAATGCGGGCCAAGACGCCCGACGACCCCATGGTCCACTTCATGCTGGGCAACGAATACTTCAAGACCGCCCGCTACGCCGACGCCGTCGTGGCCCTCACGGCCTACCTCGCGCGGCAGGAGGACGAGGGTTCCGCCTACCGACTGCTCGCCCAGGCTCACGAGCGTCTCGGCGACCGGGAGGCGGCCAGGGCCGCCTACCGGCAGGGCATCACGCAGGCCACGAAGTTTCACCACGCCAGCATGGTCGAGGAGTTCACCGAGTCCCTCGACGCCCTCTGA
- a CDS encoding sulfite oxidase-like oxidoreductase — protein MGIWPGRKGKDVGGAGAERLPPGQRVTRDWPVLHAGSIPRFAEATWDFRVFGLVERPLRFTWREFQALPRLQVVSDIHCVTTWSRFDNRWDGVAGRDLLDRAGVKPEARFVVVHAEQGYTANLPLEALLDQDVLFADTHDGKALAPEHGFPLRLVVPKRYFWKSAKWVRGMELTAEDRPGFWEVRGYNNNADPWREERYW, from the coding sequence ATGGGCATCTGGCCGGGTCGGAAGGGGAAGGATGTCGGGGGGGCGGGGGCGGAGCGGCTCCCTCCCGGCCAGCGGGTCACGCGCGATTGGCCGGTCCTGCATGCCGGGAGCATCCCGCGGTTCGCCGAGGCGACCTGGGACTTCCGCGTCTTCGGCCTCGTGGAGCGCCCCCTCCGATTCACGTGGCGGGAGTTTCAGGCGCTTCCCCGCCTCCAGGTGGTCTCGGACATCCACTGCGTCACCACGTGGAGTCGCTTCGATAACCGGTGGGATGGGGTGGCCGGCCGGGACCTGCTCGACCGGGCGGGCGTGAAGCCGGAGGCCCGCTTCGTCGTCGTGCATGCCGAGCAGGGGTACACCGCGAACCTCCCCCTCGAGGCCCTGCTGGACCAGGACGTCCTCTTCGCGGACACCCACGATGGCAAGGCGCTGGCCCCGGAGCACGGGTTCCCCCTCCGCCTGGTCGTCCCGAAGCGGTACTTCTGGAAGAGCGCCAAGTGGGTCCGGGGGATGGAGCTCACGGCCGAGGATCGGCCCGGGTTCTGGGAGGTCCGGGGCTACAACAACAACGCGGACCCGTGGCGGGAGGAGCGGTACTGGTAA
- a CDS encoding MFS transporter translates to MPREPYHTVWAVFVFGWLNIYLLRMALAPLLPLLMGEFDLSFTQAGLLATAYFYAYAGMQVPAGVLGELFGRKRVLVAGTLTWAVASLLTGFATSFGQIFAARFVAGLGMGSYFGNDRPLIAAATPSGKMGVGHGISFTGGGLGLCLGLLLGGVLAEAWGWRATFVLLSFPSFLAAAAVWRFIREPATASRRGWDWRPYRALLGQGELWRLYLAQAMNIYALSLVGTWAPAMFQELGVRTLGASSLYASLFGLAALPGLLLVGWASDRAADRGLGRKGVVALTYLGVAAAFVALGIGLSLRVPAAALGTGIFLAGVCLWGCYGPAYAVLGELAPPEVLGTAFGLCNTVAFLGALAAPMVTGWIRDMTGSFAGGCYAAAGLALVGAILALSIPPAFRLAPERARTGER, encoded by the coding sequence ATGCCACGGGAGCCCTACCACACCGTCTGGGCCGTCTTTGTCTTCGGCTGGCTTAACATCTACCTCCTCCGCATGGCCCTCGCTCCCCTTCTCCCCCTCCTCATGGGGGAATTCGATCTGAGCTTCACCCAGGCCGGCCTCCTCGCCACCGCGTACTTCTATGCCTACGCGGGGATGCAGGTCCCGGCCGGCGTCCTCGGGGAGCTCTTCGGCCGGAAGCGGGTGCTGGTGGCCGGGACGCTGACCTGGGCCGTCGCCTCGCTCCTCACCGGCTTCGCGACGTCCTTCGGCCAGATCTTCGCCGCCCGATTCGTGGCCGGGCTGGGGATGGGGTCCTATTTCGGGAACGACCGCCCGCTCATCGCCGCCGCGACCCCCTCCGGGAAGATGGGCGTGGGCCACGGGATCTCCTTCACCGGCGGGGGGCTCGGCCTGTGCCTCGGTCTCCTGCTAGGCGGAGTGCTCGCGGAGGCATGGGGGTGGCGAGCCACGTTCGTCCTCCTCTCCTTCCCCTCGTTCCTGGCCGCGGCCGCGGTCTGGCGGTTCATCCGGGAGCCGGCCACCGCCTCTCGCCGGGGGTGGGACTGGCGTCCCTACCGGGCGCTCCTGGGGCAGGGGGAGCTCTGGCGCCTGTACCTGGCCCAGGCGATGAACATCTATGCCCTCTCCCTGGTGGGCACGTGGGCCCCGGCGATGTTCCAGGAGCTGGGGGTGCGCACGCTCGGGGCCTCCTCGCTGTACGCGAGCCTGTTCGGGCTCGCTGCCCTGCCCGGGCTGCTGCTGGTCGGCTGGGCCAGCGACCGGGCAGCCGACCGGGGGCTGGGACGCAAGGGGGTCGTGGCGCTGACCTACCTGGGCGTGGCCGCTGCCTTCGTGGCCCTCGGGATCGGGCTCAGTCTCCGGGTTCCGGCGGCGGCCCTGGGCACCGGGATCTTCCTCGCCGGCGTGTGCCTCTGGGGCTGCTACGGGCCGGCTTACGCCGTGCTCGGAGAGTTGGCGCCCCCCGAGGTCCTCGGCACGGCCTTCGGCCTCTGCAACACGGTGGCCTTCCTGGGGGCCCTGGCGGCTCCCATGGTCACCGGGTGGATCCGGGACATGACCGGCTCCTTCGCCGGCGGCTGCTATGCGGCGGCCGGCCTGGCGCTGGTGGG